A region from the uncultured Ilyobacter sp. genome encodes:
- the ptsP gene encoding phosphoenolpyruvate--protein phosphotransferase, with product MERLEGKSIFEGIVIGQPYLRKKKKVDVTEYKIDEDKVDEEINRFKFALKETKQEIKFLIDSLKGRINSDELKILNVHLMILDDPVLLSEINTRITSDLINVEKILESVIDKYVDMFNQLNDPVYMQRGLDIQDVGDKLIRNLLSEEGELEDIEGKILITKELFPTELLKIHHYNVNVLGIITEYGGETSHVAILAKALGIPTLMGAKSVMQREWDGKIILDTRKSSSCVIIDATDKVFESYEKEQEELYKKVCELEKLTELPAVTLDGGKLDLNINVGGDLDMLDLKKKNPDGIGLLRSEFIYMDSEFFPSETKQMEIYEKVYNDLGEDRPLIIRTLDIGADKHLSYYEMNDEENPFLGLRGLRFTLSHKSIFKEQLRAILRVAHGRNIKIMYPMVTNLWEIEEAEKILQEVKNELKAAKVEYKDDIEVGIMIEVPSAALLADVFGEKVDFFSIGTNDLTQYILAADRLSDEVAHLYDCYDPAVLRAINMVAEAGIRHGKKVSVCGEMAGDPMAIIAFMSFGIKDLSMLASFLPRAKHLIRNSDMNNIRKLKNKILSCRDSREVKDLLKNYVI from the coding sequence ATGGAAAGGCTAGAAGGAAAATCTATATTCGAAGGGATTGTAATAGGACAGCCTTACTTGAGAAAGAAGAAAAAGGTTGACGTTACAGAGTATAAAATAGATGAAGACAAAGTTGATGAAGAGATCAACAGATTTAAGTTCGCCCTTAAAGAGACTAAACAGGAGATAAAGTTTCTCATAGACTCTCTAAAGGGGAGAATAAATAGTGATGAGCTTAAAATTTTAAATGTGCACCTAATGATCTTAGATGACCCTGTACTTTTATCAGAAATAAACACCCGTATAACATCGGATCTGATAAATGTAGAAAAAATATTGGAAAGTGTAATTGATAAATATGTGGACATGTTTAATCAATTGAATGATCCTGTGTATATGCAAAGAGGTCTAGATATACAAGATGTAGGGGATAAGCTTATACGGAACCTTTTAAGTGAAGAGGGTGAGCTAGAGGATATAGAGGGAAAAATTTTAATAACAAAGGAACTTTTTCCCACAGAACTGCTTAAAATACACCACTACAACGTAAATGTTCTAGGTATAATAACTGAATATGGCGGAGAGACATCCCATGTGGCAATCCTAGCCAAGGCGCTTGGAATCCCAACTTTGATGGGTGCAAAAAGTGTCATGCAGAGAGAGTGGGACGGTAAAATAATACTTGATACCAGAAAATCAAGCTCGTGTGTTATAATTGATGCTACAGACAAGGTCTTTGAAAGTTATGAGAAGGAACAGGAAGAGCTTTACAAGAAGGTCTGTGAACTTGAAAAACTAACAGAACTTCCTGCTGTGACTTTGGACGGTGGGAAATTAGATCTGAATATAAACGTTGGCGGAGATCTGGATATGCTGGATCTGAAGAAGAAAAACCCCGACGGAATAGGGCTTTTAAGGTCGGAATTTATATATATGGATTCTGAATTTTTCCCAAGTGAAACAAAACAGATGGAGATATATGAAAAAGTCTATAATGACTTGGGGGAAGACAGACCTTTAATAATAAGGACTCTGGATATAGGTGCAGATAAACATCTATCTTATTATGAGATGAACGATGAGGAAAATCCATTTCTAGGGCTTAGAGGCCTTAGATTTACTTTGTCCCATAAAAGTATATTTAAAGAGCAGCTGAGAGCCATACTAAGGGTAGCCCACGGGAGAAATATAAAAATAATGTATCCCATGGTGACAAATTTATGGGAAATAGAGGAAGCTGAGAAGATTCTCCAAGAGGTCAAAAATGAATTGAAAGCCGCAAAAGTAGAGTATAAAGATGATATAGAGGTAGGAATAATGATAGAGGTTCCCTCTGCTGCACTTTTGGCAGATGTTTTTGGAGAAAAGGTAGACTTCTTCAGTATAGGAACCAATGACTTGACTCAGTATATACTAGCTGCAGACAGACTGAGTGATGAGGTGGCACATCTTTATGACTGCTATGATCCTGCGGTACTTAGGGCAATAAATATGGTGGCAGAAGCCGGAATAAGGCACGGGAAAAAAGTAAGTGTCTGCGGTGAGATGGCTGGAGACCCCATGGCTATAATAGCATTTATGAGTTTTGGGATTAAAGACTTGAGTATGCTTGCTTCTTTTTTACCAAGGGCGAAACACTTGATAAGAAACAGCGATATGAATAATATAAGAAAATTGAAAAATAAAATATTATCCTGTAGGGATTCTAGAGAAGTAAAAGATTTGTTAAAAAATTATGTGATATGA
- a CDS encoding ABC transporter permease, protein MNKLGFFEFLKYRSADIIKLTGQHIRITGIAVLLAVIVGVPLGIYITKNKKVSNSVLNIANVFQTLPSLALFGLIIPIMGIGFKPAIFVLFLYALLPIIKNTYIGIKSIEPSIIEAGKGMGMTKAQILTMVEIPLALPIIMGGIRISTVINIGTATIAALIGAGGLGDFIFKGISMSNNNMILAGAVPTALLAISVDFILGIVENKLTPLGVKSI, encoded by the coding sequence ATGAATAAATTAGGTTTTTTTGAATTTTTAAAATATAGAAGTGCGGATATTATTAAGCTGACGGGGCAACACATAAGGATAACAGGGATTGCGGTTTTACTGGCAGTCATTGTGGGAGTACCTCTAGGTATTTATATAACAAAAAATAAAAAAGTTTCCAATTCTGTTTTGAATATTGCCAATGTATTTCAGACACTGCCAAGTTTGGCGCTATTTGGTCTTATAATACCGATAATGGGGATAGGGTTTAAACCTGCTATATTTGTACTCTTTCTCTATGCGTTACTTCCGATTATAAAAAACACTTATATAGGAATAAAAAGTATAGAGCCTTCTATAATAGAAGCAGGAAAGGGAATGGGTATGACAAAGGCTCAGATACTGACAATGGTAGAGATACCTCTGGCTCTGCCTATTATAATGGGTGGTATAAGAATATCTACAGTAATCAATATCGGTACTGCAACGATTGCGGCACTTATCGGAGCAGGAGGATTGGGAGACTTTATATTTAAAGGTATATCTATGAGTAACAACAATATGATACTTGCAGGAGCCGTGCCTACGGCATTGCTAGCGATATCAGTTGATTTTATACTAGGTATTGTAGAAAACAAGCTTACTCCTCTTGGGGTAAAAAGTATTTAA
- a CDS encoding glycine betaine ABC transporter substrate-binding protein, whose amino-acid sequence MNKLVRNILLVATIAVFAACGKKEAEVETIKIGHKNFTEERILGQMFAVMIENHTDYKTDVKELGGTKICFEAVKNGDIDLYPEYSGTAYAAILNKSGLTDPDEVYRLAKDGLKAEYDLDYLETLNFNNTYTLAVRPETAEKYNLKTFSDIEKVSGELVIGATMEFLEREDGILGLKKAFPGMEFKEQKPLDGGLRYTAMKEGKIDVTDAFSTDGKLLEYNLLILEDDKNVFLPAYVAPILNGKFAEAHPDVVEVLEKLSGRINESEIQKMNYRADEQGIPPRVVAEEFLKEKGLI is encoded by the coding sequence ATGAATAAATTAGTGAGAAATATTTTACTAGTAGCTACAATCGCTGTGTTTGCTGCCTGTGGTAAAAAAGAGGCTGAGGTGGAAACAATTAAGATTGGTCACAAAAACTTTACCGAGGAAAGGATACTGGGACAAATGTTTGCAGTTATGATTGAGAATCATACTGATTACAAGACCGATGTAAAAGAATTAGGGGGAACAAAGATTTGTTTTGAAGCGGTAAAAAACGGAGATATAGATCTTTATCCTGAGTATAGCGGGACGGCATACGCAGCTATTCTCAATAAAAGCGGATTAACAGATCCTGATGAAGTTTATAGGTTGGCAAAGGATGGACTAAAAGCAGAGTACGATTTAGATTATTTAGAGACATTAAATTTTAATAATACATATACTTTGGCAGTAAGACCTGAAACTGCTGAAAAATATAATCTGAAAACTTTTTCAGATATAGAGAAGGTTTCAGGTGAACTGGTAATCGGAGCAACCATGGAATTTCTCGAAAGAGAAGATGGAATATTAGGTCTAAAAAAAGCGTTCCCGGGTATGGAGTTTAAAGAGCAAAAACCTCTTGATGGAGGACTTCGTTATACCGCTATGAAAGAAGGTAAGATAGATGTTACAGATGCTTTCTCTACAGATGGGAAGCTCTTGGAATACAACTTGCTAATATTAGAGGACGATAAAAACGTCTTTCTGCCAGCTTATGTGGCACCGATTTTAAACGGTAAGTTTGCAGAGGCTCATCCAGATGTAGTAGAAGTTCTAGAAAAGCTTTCTGGTCGGATCAATGAGTCGGAGATACAGAAAATGAATTACAGGGCTGACGAGCAGGGAATTCCTCCAAGAGTTGTGGCAGAAGAGTTCCTGAAGGAAAAAGGGCTTATATAA
- a CDS encoding Rrf2 family transcriptional regulator, whose translation MKISTRIRYGLRALVYIAEQNRDFDRLVRIKEISKDQNISVQYLEQILFKLKKENIIEGKRGPNGGYKLIEDPKKINVLRLYEILDSDVKIVDCNENTGNKSCVEEKCRTSCLWSRLDNALTDILKETTLEDLINNKEMM comes from the coding sequence ATGAAAATAAGCACTAGAATCAGATATGGACTCAGAGCCTTGGTATACATTGCTGAACAAAATAGAGATTTTGACAGGTTGGTAAGGATAAAGGAGATATCTAAGGATCAGAATATCTCTGTGCAGTACCTAGAGCAGATATTGTTTAAGCTTAAGAAGGAAAATATTATTGAGGGGAAAAGAGGACCTAACGGAGGGTATAAGCTGATAGAAGACCCCAAGAAAATAAATGTACTTAGACTATATGAGATACTCGACTCAGATGTAAAAATCGTAGACTGCAATGAAAACACAGGGAATAAAAGTTGTGTAGAGGAAAAGTGCAGGACATCATGTCTTTGGAGCAGGTTAGATAATGCTTTAACTGATATTCTGAAAGAGACTACACTTGAAGACCTCATTAACAATAAAGAAATGATGTAG
- a CDS encoding ABC transporter ATP-binding protein, with amino-acid sequence MIELKNVTKSFDGKNKVVDNLNLKIEKGEFVVLIGESGCGKTTTMKMINLLEKPTKGEILIDGESVKTKDVKDLRRNIGYVIQKVGLFPHMTIGENIELVPTLSKWDKEEKKARAMELLELMDLPGEDFYDRYPSELSGGQQQRIGIARALAVNPDIILMDEPFSALDPITREKLQDEMMKLQDELGKTIVFVTHDMDEALKLADKIAVIKDGKVIQFDTPEEILKNPKDEFVEYFLGKDRMWKTPEMLLAKDIMKKKFGKIGINGSPARAIEIMKEREINTLIVVDKEGESKQKPVGVVTRNMIMKNTLHSIKMKDIMESSSDFIVHEDTNMVEVLNIMSKINFRSIPIVNDDNFLVGAVTPVSLLNIITEISPTIEGGEL; translated from the coding sequence ATGATAGAATTGAAAAATGTAACAAAAAGTTTCGATGGAAAAAATAAAGTAGTAGATAATCTTAATTTAAAAATCGAAAAAGGAGAGTTTGTAGTCCTGATCGGGGAAAGTGGATGTGGTAAAACAACAACCATGAAGATGATTAATCTATTGGAAAAACCCACAAAGGGAGAGATACTGATAGACGGAGAAAGTGTAAAAACTAAGGACGTAAAGGATCTGAGAAGAAATATAGGTTATGTCATTCAAAAGGTGGGGTTATTTCCTCACATGACTATAGGGGAGAATATAGAACTTGTACCTACTTTAAGTAAATGGGATAAAGAGGAAAAGAAGGCAAGGGCGATGGAGCTTCTAGAACTTATGGATCTTCCAGGAGAAGACTTTTATGACAGATATCCAAGTGAACTCAGTGGAGGTCAGCAGCAGAGAATCGGTATAGCGAGGGCTCTGGCTGTAAATCCTGATATAATACTGATGGATGAGCCTTTCAGTGCTCTAGACCCAATAACCAGAGAAAAACTGCAGGATGAGATGATGAAGCTTCAAGATGAACTAGGGAAAACGATAGTCTTTGTAACTCATGATATGGACGAGGCCTTAAAGCTTGCAGATAAGATAGCGGTAATTAAAGATGGTAAGGTCATTCAGTTTGATACTCCAGAGGAGATTTTGAAAAATCCTAAGGATGAGTTCGTGGAATACTTCCTAGGAAAAGACAGAATGTGGAAAACTCCAGAGATGCTTCTTGCAAAAGATATAATGAAGAAAAAGTTCGGAAAAATAGGAATTAACGGAAGTCCGGCAAGGGCTATCGAGATAATGAAAGAGAGGGAAATAAATACTCTTATAGTAGTTGACAAAGAGGGGGAAAGTAAACAAAAACCCGTTGGAGTAGTAACGAGAAATATGATAATGAAAAACACATTACACAGTATTAAGATGAAAGACATAATGGAATCAAGTTCAGATTTCATAGTTCATGAAGATACCAATATGGTGGAAGTGCTAAACATAATGTCAAAAATAAATTTTAGATCGATACCGATAGTTAATGATGATAATTTCTTAGTTGGAGCAGTTACTCCAGTGAGTCTGCTGAATATAATTACTGAAATATCTCCAACTATTGAGGGAGGGGAGCTGTAA
- the ispH gene encoding 4-hydroxy-3-methylbut-2-enyl diphosphate reductase: MEVIRAEKMGFCFGVREAVELSEALSIKEKDKRIFMLGMLVHNEHVIEDLRKKGIEILKEGTLLKNEDDLKEGDIVIIRAHGTTKEIYARLEEKKVEIHDAACSFVTEIRNTLVEMEKKGYDTIFIGDRNHPEVKGIISFGERVYTFKDLDELVDSGIDKNGKYAVLTQTTLNKNSFEKVREYINNYFPNAEIFNKICGATFVRQKAAGKLAGEVDLVLVIGGKKSSNTRKLYDISKGINPNTYLIQEAEDICTDWLAGMKKVGITAGASTPEEIIIKIENKLRGIIDV, translated from the coding sequence ATGGAAGTAATAAGAGCTGAAAAAATGGGTTTTTGTTTTGGAGTCAGAGAAGCGGTAGAACTTTCAGAGGCTCTCTCTATAAAGGAAAAAGACAAAAGAATTTTTATGCTTGGAATGCTGGTGCACAATGAACATGTAATAGAAGACCTAAGAAAGAAAGGCATAGAAATACTGAAAGAGGGAACCCTCCTTAAAAATGAGGATGATCTTAAAGAGGGGGATATTGTAATAATAAGAGCCCACGGAACAACAAAGGAAATTTATGCTAGACTGGAAGAAAAAAAAGTAGAGATACACGATGCAGCCTGTTCCTTTGTTACCGAAATAAGAAATACCCTTGTTGAAATGGAAAAAAAAGGTTATGATACTATCTTTATAGGTGACAGAAATCATCCTGAAGTTAAGGGAATAATATCTTTTGGAGAAAGAGTCTATACTTTTAAGGATCTAGATGAACTTGTAGATTCTGGAATTGATAAAAATGGCAAATATGCCGTACTGACTCAGACAACTTTGAATAAAAATAGTTTTGAAAAGGTAAGGGAGTACATTAATAATTATTTCCCTAATGCAGAGATATTTAACAAGATTTGCGGAGCCACTTTCGTAAGGCAGAAAGCTGCTGGAAAACTTGCAGGCGAGGTAGATTTGGTGCTTGTAATAGGAGGAAAGAAGAGCTCGAATACGAGGAAATTATATGATATATCAAAGGGGATAAACCCTAACACCTACCTGATACAGGAGGCGGAAGATATATGCACGGATTGGCTTGCCGGAATGAAAAAAGTAGGCATAACCGCCGGAGCATCAACACCAGAAGAAATAATAATAAAAATAGAAAATAAATTAAGGGGGATTATTGATGTTTGA
- a CDS encoding S1 RNA-binding domain-containing protein, giving the protein MFDNNNAYDEFEALLNDYLPDEEETGKKVKGILSQVDRNYTYLDVVGQATAVRVRTEELEGYKEGDEVEILLMGETKDGDFLIGSRRKIDMEENWEKLVKAFENKEVVKGKIVKRVKGGYVVNILFQQAFLPNSLSEIPMKDGEKFVGSDIEVMIKDVKEDRRGKKILVSKKDIRLKEQEEFFNKLNLGDVMEVEVKNILDFGISVRVGKSNGFIHISELSWGKVDKISDIYKTGDKLQAKIISLDKDKKSLKLSVKRLTQDPWETADEKYPVGTEIEGKVTKLVSFGAFVELEEGIEGLVHLSDFTWNKKKINVSEFVKVGDIVKVKVIEMDKPAKRLKFGIKQLSENPWDTAEAKYGEGSVVKGKVVEIKPFGIFAQLEDGIDAFVHQSDFSWEKNQPKYEIGDEVELKVLSFDASEKKIKGGIKQLVKSPWDSLVENYKVGDIVDRKITSITDFGLFVEMEKGVDGMIHASQASKDFIKNLSDRFEVGEEVKAEIIEIDTTKKRVKLSIKKAEIADEKKETQELLEKYGTVGE; this is encoded by the coding sequence ATGTTTGATAATAACAATGCTTACGACGAGTTTGAGGCACTACTAAACGACTACCTGCCAGATGAAGAGGAAACAGGTAAAAAAGTTAAGGGAATACTTTCTCAGGTGGACAGAAACTATACTTATCTTGATGTGGTGGGTCAAGCTACAGCTGTGAGAGTGAGAACTGAGGAGTTAGAAGGATACAAAGAGGGGGACGAAGTTGAGATTCTTCTAATGGGAGAGACAAAAGACGGAGATTTTCTAATTGGTTCTAGAAGAAAAATAGATATGGAAGAAAACTGGGAAAAACTTGTAAAAGCCTTTGAAAATAAAGAGGTAGTAAAAGGTAAAATAGTTAAAAGAGTAAAGGGTGGATATGTTGTAAATATACTTTTTCAACAGGCCTTCCTTCCTAATTCACTATCTGAAATCCCTATGAAGGACGGAGAGAAATTTGTAGGCAGCGATATAGAGGTAATGATCAAAGATGTAAAAGAGGACAGAAGAGGGAAGAAGATCTTAGTTTCGAAAAAAGATATTCGTCTAAAGGAACAGGAGGAATTTTTCAACAAACTCAACCTAGGGGATGTAATGGAAGTAGAAGTGAAAAATATTCTAGACTTCGGAATATCTGTAAGAGTAGGAAAATCAAATGGATTTATTCACATCTCAGAATTATCTTGGGGTAAAGTAGATAAGATATCTGATATATACAAAACTGGAGACAAGCTTCAGGCTAAAATAATATCTCTAGATAAAGATAAAAAATCATTAAAACTATCTGTAAAACGATTGACTCAAGACCCTTGGGAAACTGCAGATGAAAAATATCCAGTGGGAACTGAAATAGAAGGAAAAGTAACTAAGCTGGTATCTTTCGGAGCTTTTGTTGAATTAGAAGAGGGGATAGAGGGACTCGTACATCTTTCTGATTTCACATGGAATAAAAAGAAGATAAATGTTTCTGAATTTGTAAAAGTAGGAGACATAGTAAAAGTAAAGGTAATAGAGATGGATAAACCTGCTAAGAGGCTAAAATTTGGTATCAAGCAGCTTTCTGAGAATCCTTGGGATACAGCAGAAGCGAAATACGGAGAGGGAAGTGTTGTAAAAGGTAAAGTTGTGGAGATAAAACCTTTTGGAATATTTGCACAGTTAGAAGATGGGATAGATGCTTTTGTTCACCAATCTGATTTCTCTTGGGAAAAAAATCAACCTAAATATGAAATTGGAGATGAAGTAGAACTTAAAGTGTTGTCTTTTGATGCCAGTGAGAAGAAAATAAAAGGCGGAATAAAGCAGCTTGTAAAAAGCCCTTGGGACAGCTTGGTTGAAAATTATAAGGTTGGAGATATAGTAGACAGAAAAATAACAAGCATAACTGATTTTGGACTATTTGTGGAAATGGAAAAAGGTGTAGATGGGATGATCCATGCTTCTCAGGCATCTAAGGATTTCATAAAGAACCTCAGTGATAGATTTGAAGTGGGAGAAGAGGTAAAGGCTGAAATTATCGAGATCGATACTACAAAGAAAAGAGTAAAATTATCCATAAAAAAAGCTGAAATAGCTGATGAAAAGAAAGAGACACAAGAGCTTCTCGAAAAGTACGGAACGGTAGGAGAGTAG
- a CDS encoding DUF445 family protein yields MLLKGILIVLIGSLIGWVTNFFAIKMLFRPHREVNILGFKIQGLIPKRRTEIAESIAETIDEELISMKDITATLDSIEIEDEIDKMVDVVVDTKLKKEIIAKFPMAGMFLNGSLMDKIKAIVKEAIEENKNEFVEIVINKLEENVDIKKMVVDKMEGFSLDYLEEMTFKIAKNELRHIEVVGAVLGAIIGAVQFGVSYFL; encoded by the coding sequence ATGTTACTAAAGGGAATTTTGATTGTGCTGATAGGATCCTTAATAGGATGGGTTACAAATTTTTTTGCTATTAAAATGCTGTTTAGACCTCACAGAGAGGTAAATATTTTGGGGTTTAAAATACAGGGACTGATACCTAAGAGAAGGACAGAGATTGCCGAAAGCATAGCTGAAACAATAGATGAAGAGCTTATATCTATGAAAGATATAACTGCGACACTTGATTCTATAGAGATAGAAGATGAGATAGACAAGATGGTAGACGTTGTGGTAGACACAAAACTGAAAAAAGAGATAATCGCTAAGTTTCCAATGGCAGGGATGTTTTTGAATGGGTCCCTTATGGACAAGATCAAAGCCATCGTTAAAGAAGCTATAGAGGAAAATAAAAATGAGTTTGTGGAAATAGTAATAAACAAGTTGGAGGAAAATGTAGATATAAAAAAAATGGTAGTGGATAAAATGGAAGGATTTTCTCTGGATTATTTAGAGGAGATGACTTTTAAAATAGCAAAAAATGAACTTAGACATATAGAGGTTGTAGGGGCGGTACTAGGTGCTATTATAGGTGCTGTTCAATTTGGAGTAAGTTATTTTTTATAA
- a CDS encoding glycine betaine ABC transporter substrate-binding protein: MIKLLRNILLVAAVVVFAACGKKEAGVETIVIGHKNYTEARVLGQLFAVMIEDNTDYKTDVKELGGTQIAYEALKTGDISLYPEYTGTVYGALLGESGMKDPDEVYNYVKKRLKEDDNLDFLDPLGYNNTYTLAVRPETAEKYNLKTFSDIAENSEELVIGATMEFLEREDGMLGLKKTYPGMEFKDEKGLDGGLRYSAIRDGKTDVADAFSTDGKLITYNLVILEDDKNFFPPYYVAPLLNGEFAASHPEVVEALGKLAGQINEDEMQQLNYRADEEGLPARVVAEEFLKEKGLIK; encoded by the coding sequence ATGATCAAATTGTTGAGAAATATTTTACTGGTGGCAGCGGTTGTTGTTTTTGCAGCTTGTGGTAAAAAGGAAGCTGGAGTAGAGACCATCGTAATCGGGCACAAAAACTATACAGAGGCAAGAGTACTAGGTCAACTTTTCGCTGTTATGATCGAGGACAACACTGATTATAAAACTGATGTAAAAGAACTCGGGGGAACACAGATTGCATATGAGGCTTTAAAGACTGGTGATATAAGTCTTTATCCTGAGTATACTGGAACAGTATACGGAGCACTATTAGGCGAGTCTGGAATGAAGGATCCAGATGAAGTGTATAACTATGTCAAGAAAAGACTGAAAGAGGATGACAATTTAGATTTTCTAGATCCATTAGGTTATAACAACACTTACACTTTGGCAGTGAGACCTGAAACTGCTGAAAAATATAATTTGAAAACTTTTTCTGATATAGCTGAAAATTCAGAAGAGCTAGTAATAGGAGCTACAATGGAATTCCTTGAAAGAGAAGACGGAATGCTGGGACTAAAAAAAACTTACCCTGGTATGGAGTTTAAAGATGAAAAAGGTCTTGACGGAGGACTTCGTTATTCGGCGATAAGAGATGGGAAAACTGATGTTGCAGATGCTTTCTCTACAGATGGGAAATTGATAACGTACAACCTTGTTATATTAGAAGATGACAAGAACTTCTTCCCTCCTTATTATGTTGCACCACTTTTAAATGGGGAATTTGCAGCCAGCCATCCTGAGGTTGTAGAAGCTCTTGGAAAATTAGCGGGACAGATCAATGAAGATGAGATGCAGCAGCTAAACTACAGAGCTGACGAAGAAGGACTTCCTGCTAGAGTAGTGGCAGAGGAATTTTTGAAAGAAAAGGGACTTATAAAATAA
- a CDS encoding DUF1667 domain-containing protein, whose translation MKKELICIVCPMGCHLEVDIENDYKVTGNLCPRGEKYGFVELTAPTRVLTSTIKITDGLHNRVPVKTDGAIPKELNVKCMELINSISAKGPVKMGDVIAEDIFGTGVNLVITRDM comes from the coding sequence ATGAAAAAAGAATTGATTTGTATAGTATGTCCTATGGGATGCCACCTTGAAGTGGATATAGAAAATGATTATAAGGTGACAGGAAATCTGTGTCCCAGAGGTGAAAAATATGGATTTGTAGAGTTGACTGCTCCTACGAGGGTACTAACTTCTACGATAAAGATAACAGACGGACTGCATAACAGGGTTCCTGTAAAGACAGACGGAGCAATACCTAAGGAATTAAACGTAAAATGCATGGAGCTGATAAACAGCATATCGGCAAAGGGACCGGTAAAAATGGGTGATGTAATAGCTGAGGATATTTTTGGAACAGGTGTGAATCTTGTAATTACCCGGGACATGTAG
- a CDS encoding HPr family phosphocarrier protein, with the protein MKSIEVQIKNKAGLHARPSSLFVQTASEFDSDVIVKCDDEEVNGKSIMGLMLLAAEQGRTLILEADGEDENHLLEALRDLIEVKKFNEE; encoded by the coding sequence ATGAAGAGTATAGAGGTACAGATTAAAAACAAGGCCGGACTTCATGCAAGACCTTCCTCTCTTTTTGTGCAGACTGCTAGCGAATTTGATTCAGATGTAATTGTAAAATGTGATGATGAAGAGGTTAACGGTAAAAGTATAATGGGTCTTATGCTTTTGGCTGCAGAGCAAGGGAGAACTCTAATTCTCGAGGCTGATGGAGAAGATGAAAATCATTTGTTAGAAGCACTGAGAGATCTCATAGAAGTCAAAAAATTCAATGAGGAGTAA
- the ruvB gene encoding Holliday junction branch migration DNA helicase RuvB, with protein sequence MERVLSAGEFENEVDIQKSLRPKRFDEYIGQDNLKQKMSIFIEAARRRGEAVDHVLLYGPPGLGKTTLAGVIATEMDVNLKITSGPVLDKAGDLAAILTSLEENDILFIDEIHRLNTSVEEILYPAMEDRELDIIIGKGPSARSIRIELPNFTLIGATTRAGLLSSPLRDRFGVVHRMDYYKSEELIKIILRGGSILGVDVKLDGAEEIALRSRGTPRISNRLLKRVRDYAEIRGDGVVTKPLAKEAMSLLGIDSYGLDELDREILGAVIENYGGGPVGIETLSLVLGEDKKTLEEVYEPYLVKIGFIKRTHRGRVVTQKAYEHLNIKEKNQK encoded by the coding sequence ATGGAGAGAGTCTTATCTGCCGGAGAATTTGAAAATGAGGTCGATATTCAAAAGAGTTTGAGGCCAAAGAGGTTTGATGAATATATAGGGCAGGATAACCTCAAACAAAAGATGTCTATTTTTATAGAGGCGGCCAGAAGGAGAGGAGAGGCTGTAGATCATGTACTACTTTACGGCCCTCCAGGACTTGGTAAGACAACCTTAGCAGGAGTAATAGCAACGGAGATGGATGTAAACCTTAAGATAACTTCTGGACCTGTATTAGACAAAGCAGGAGACCTAGCTGCAATACTGACATCCTTAGAGGAAAACGATATATTATTTATAGATGAAATCCATAGGCTGAATACCTCTGTAGAGGAGATACTCTATCCTGCCATGGAGGACAGGGAGTTGGATATAATCATTGGAAAAGGACCCTCTGCCCGTTCCATAAGGATAGAACTTCCTAATTTTACCCTTATAGGGGCTACCACCAGAGCCGGACTTCTGAGCTCGCCTTTGAGGGACAGGTTCGGAGTGGTTCACAGGATGGATTACTATAAAAGTGAGGAACTTATAAAGATAATACTAAGAGGCGGAAGTATATTAGGGGTTGACGTAAAGTTAGATGGAGCCGAGGAGATAGCCCTCAGGAGCAGGGGAACGCCTAGAATATCTAATAGACTTCTGAAAAGGGTAAGAGACTATGCTGAGATAAGAGGAGACGGTGTAGTAACAAAACCTCTTGCCAAAGAAGCCATGAGTTTACTAGGAATAGATTCTTATGGATTAGATGAACTTGACAGGGAGATACTCGGTGCAGTAATTGAAAATTACGGTGGGGGACCTGTAGGGATAGAGACTCTGTCACTTGTGCTAGGAGAGGACAAAAAAACTCTTGAAGAGGTCTATGAGCCTTATCTTGTGAAGATAGGGTTTATAAAAAGAACCCATAGAGGAAGAGTCGTAACTCAAAAGGCTTATGAACACTTAAATATAAAGGAGAAAAATCAAAAATGA